In one Thermodesulfobium acidiphilum genomic region, the following are encoded:
- a CDS encoding murein hydrolase activator EnvC family protein, protein MNRYIISLLLSLFLLTVILPYAIGKSRDGVSTGDIELERLKGEVDQIEENLNRLKLYETKGADQLSIINANLTLKEAEIKYVNYKINLIEKNISDTTSQIEHQKDIIQQKEQEVGKRLRSIYMMQELPFLDVILSMNNNINDWFESVILFQRIESQDRDVLDQYSLAEAKLRDLLQSQNNEKSKLFDLKQKLFQKEKRIIEQRNEKMALLLKDTNSEVSYNQHTQDLSSRSRESSRGFIWPVVGPITSGYGWRIHPIFKIPEFHTGIDIGVPYGTPILAAKSGVVTYSGWGTGYGNLVILNNGSGIETRYSHASRLAVYVGERVRQGQVIAYVGSTGWSTGPHLFFEIRINGKPVNPLNYLP, encoded by the coding sequence ATGAATCGATACATAATTTCTCTCCTACTTTCACTTTTTCTTCTAACGGTTATATTGCCTTATGCTATTGGAAAATCAAGGGATGGTGTATCCACAGGAGATATTGAGCTAGAAAGGCTAAAAGGTGAAGTCGATCAAATAGAGGAAAATTTGAACCGTTTAAAATTGTACGAAACTAAAGGTGCAGATCAACTTAGTATTATAAATGCGAATTTGACTCTAAAGGAAGCCGAGATAAAGTATGTTAATTATAAGATAAATCTAATAGAAAAAAATATTTCTGATACTACTTCACAGATAGAGCATCAGAAAGACATAATTCAACAAAAGGAACAAGAGGTAGGCAAGAGACTTAGATCTATATATATGATGCAAGAGCTCCCATTCTTAGACGTTATTCTATCGATGAACAATAATATTAACGATTGGTTTGAAAGCGTTATTTTGTTTCAGAGGATTGAAAGTCAGGATAGAGACGTTCTTGATCAATATTCTCTGGCTGAAGCAAAATTAAGAGATCTATTACAATCTCAGAATAACGAGAAAAGTAAACTTTTTGATCTAAAACAGAAACTCTTTCAGAAAGAAAAAAGAATTATTGAGCAAAGAAACGAAAAAATGGCTTTACTTTTAAAAGATACAAATAGTGAAGTGTCTTATAACCAACATACTCAAGATCTTAGTTCAAGATCACGTGAAAGCTCGAGAGGCTTTATCTGGCCTGTAGTAGGGCCTATTACCTCAGGATATGGTTGGAGGATACACCCAATTTTTAAAATTCCAGAGTTTCATACGGGTATTGACATAGGTGTGCCTTATGGTACTCCAATATTAGCGGCAAAAAGCGGAGTGGTTACGTACTCAGGATGGGGAACTGGTTATGGTAATCTGGTGATTTTAAACAATGGTTCAGGAATCGAAACAAGATATTCTCATGCAAGCAGATTGGCGGTTTATGTGGGTGAAAGAGTTAGACAAGGGCAGGTGATTGCTTATGTTGGCAGTACAGGTTGGTCTACGGGCCCTCATTTATTTTTTGAAATAAGGATCAATGGTAAACCTGTTAACCCACTAAACTATTTACCGTAA
- a CDS encoding murein hydrolase activator EnvC family protein — translation MNRYIISLLLSLFLLTVILPYAIGKSNEQLEQKRSELENIRAQIEEKRAILNQLRQQENSIIGQIDQIDANLDLKETELKDVNYRLNLLQQKIQDTNSQINYQRKIIQEKELQVANRLRSIYMMQELPFFDIVLSMNNNVNDWFETFFIFERIASQDKEVLNQYNVAMENLNMLLKTQEEEKTKALELKNDLDQKKQEIIAQRSERQVILKNIMSNRASYEAAEAELQAKSREIEAFLRNLGSGPRVGTGRFIWPASGPITSPFGPRFDPYLHVQSFHTGIDIGAEYGSPIVAADSGRVVYSGWYDGYGKAIIIDHGGGVSTLYAHASRLIAYVGENVRQGQVIGYVGDTGYATGPHLHFEIRINGKPVNPLLYLP, via the coding sequence ATGAATCGATACATAATTTCTCTCCTACTTTCACTTTTTCTTCTAACGGTTATATTGCCTTATGCTATTGGAAAATCTAATGAACAACTTGAGCAAAAGAGAAGTGAGTTAGAGAATATTAGAGCCCAAATTGAAGAAAAAAGAGCAATTTTAAATCAACTAAGACAACAGGAAAACTCAATTATAGGTCAAATAGATCAAATTGATGCGAATTTAGATCTTAAAGAAACAGAGCTAAAGGATGTAAATTATAGGTTGAATCTTTTGCAACAAAAGATTCAAGATACTAATTCTCAGATCAATTATCAAAGAAAAATTATTCAAGAAAAAGAATTGCAAGTTGCAAACAGACTGAGATCAATTTATATGATGCAAGAGCTCCCCTTTTTCGATATTGTTCTTTCAATGAATAATAACGTTAACGATTGGTTTGAGACCTTTTTCATTTTTGAGAGGATTGCATCTCAAGATAAGGAAGTTCTTAACCAGTATAACGTTGCAATGGAAAATCTGAACATGCTTTTAAAAACTCAAGAAGAAGAAAAGACAAAAGCTTTAGAACTCAAAAACGATCTTGATCAGAAAAAACAAGAAATTATTGCTCAAAGAAGTGAGAGACAGGTTATATTGAAAAATATAATGAGTAATAGGGCTTCTTACGAAGCAGCTGAGGCTGAATTACAGGCAAAGTCTCGGGAAATAGAAGCCTTTTTGAGAAATTTGGGTTCAGGTCCACGCGTGGGAACTGGTAGATTTATATGGCCAGCATCAGGCCCCATCACCTCTCCCTTTGGCCCAAGATTTGATCCGTATCTACATGTTCAAAGTTTTCATACGGGAATTGATATCGGCGCAGAATATGGCTCTCCTATAGTGGCTGCAGACAGCGGACGCGTTGTATACTCTGGGTGGTATGACGGTTATGGTAAGGCTATTATTATAGATCATGGGGGAGGGGTATCAACGCTTTATGCTCACGCAAGTAGATTAATTGCGTATGTAGGCGAAAATGTAAGACAGGGACAGGTTATTGGATATGTTGGGGATACTGGTTATGCAACGGGACCTCACCTTCATTTTGAGATAAGAATTAACGGTAAACCTGTTAATCCCCTGTTATACCTGCCATAA
- a CDS encoding M16 family metallopeptidase, with the protein MQEFYFPEFKVIELKNSLKIVLIPIFESNSIVTSLYLKVGSALEDYNTNGLSHFLEHLLFKGTKKRSAYDIFCDIESVGGEINAATSNEYTVFYTYLPYDSIELSLDMISDIVFHPVFPVEEVDKERLVVLEEMKRSYDRIPSWNFNNFLKKSFPESTLGFPIIGREEVISNIEYERIIEFYKKFYVPSNSILVISGKFDEKEALDLSEKYFGVIPDVGKNFFDYSVDGFPEKVFFVEKRKDIKQASLIYGFRTNGYRDRERVIFDIVDAYLGSGGSSVLFQEIREKRGLAYDISTFNYVFKKASVFGVISGLNQRYLNEAIEVIRKEIERLKKEGIDEQELSRLKRLLRGRYLLDFETNFKISSLIGKHILFDEIDYLMSYLEKLDKISPEQILEVVNESFDFDREIICLIKRE; encoded by the coding sequence TTGCAAGAATTTTATTTTCCTGAATTTAAAGTTATTGAATTAAAAAATTCTCTTAAAATTGTTTTAATTCCAATTTTTGAGTCTAACAGCATAGTTACTTCTTTGTATCTAAAAGTTGGAAGTGCTCTAGAGGATTATAATACAAACGGATTGTCACATTTTCTTGAGCACCTATTATTTAAGGGAACAAAAAAGAGAAGTGCCTATGACATCTTTTGTGATATTGAAAGCGTTGGCGGTGAGATAAATGCTGCTACTTCTAACGAATATACAGTCTTTTACACTTATCTTCCATATGATTCAATAGAGTTATCCCTTGATATGATATCAGATATTGTTTTTCATCCTGTTTTTCCAGTAGAAGAAGTTGACAAAGAGCGCCTGGTGGTGTTAGAAGAGATGAAAAGGTCTTATGATAGAATACCAAGCTGGAATTTTAATAATTTTTTGAAAAAATCATTTCCTGAGAGCACTTTGGGTTTTCCAATAATTGGTAGAGAAGAGGTAATTTCTAATATAGAATACGAAAGGATTATAGAGTTTTATAAAAAATTTTATGTGCCAAGCAATTCAATTTTAGTTATTTCTGGAAAGTTTGATGAAAAGGAAGCTCTTGATTTATCAGAAAAATATTTCGGAGTTATACCTGATGTGGGAAAGAATTTTTTTGATTATTCTGTTGATGGTTTTCCCGAAAAAGTATTTTTTGTTGAAAAAAGAAAAGATATAAAACAGGCTAGTTTGATTTATGGTTTTAGAACCAATGGTTATAGAGATAGAGAGAGAGTTATCTTTGATATAGTTGATGCATATTTAGGATCGGGAGGAAGCTCTGTTTTGTTTCAGGAAATAAGAGAAAAAAGAGGTCTTGCTTATGACATTTCTACTTTTAATTATGTGTTTAAGAAAGCATCTGTGTTTGGTGTAATTTCTGGACTTAACCAAAGGTATTTGAATGAAGCTATTGAAGTTATCAGAAAAGAAATTGAAAGATTGAAGAAAGAAGGAATAGACGAACAAGAACTTTCAAGGTTAAAGAGACTTTTAAGGGGGCGCTATTTGTTGGATTTTGAAACGAATTTCAAGATTTCAAGTTTGATAGGTAAACATATATTATTTGATGAGATAGACTACCTTATGTCTTATCTTGAAAAACTGGACAAAATTTCTCCAGAACAGATTTTAGAGGTTGTTAACGAATCTTTTGATTTCGATAGAGAAATTATTTGTCTTATAAAGAGAGAATAA
- a CDS encoding MiaB/RimO family radical SAM methylthiotransferase: MLNQEGHNLKLNELPKTFFIEVLGCQMNKYEGEVFASLFLKHGLSQSNPENAEIIVLLTCAVRENAENKALARIGKYLKYKKERKLKCFALGGCQAKIWGKKILEKFPKIDVLFSPASLEDVETIVKNIIEKTNYINLKESITNPDCIPAPENQHDFPSAYLPISSGCDQFCTYCAVPYGRGRERSRSLESILSEVSQRCEQGFKEIIYLGQNCDSYGKDIGASLKELLEISAKKFPNLWFKCITSYPSMITKELLETVASYDNLCNYFSIPMQSGSDRILKLMNRKYSVEQYRNSIHMIRKIIPDAVITSDFIVGFPGETDKDFQDTLNAIEEFKYDTVNIAIYSKRPFTPASKFEDNISYQEKAQRANILIKKAEEISLSFRQQYLNKTLDVLIRGEDKKKKGFISSRTKGHQIVIFKKGNKLDQRLKTKVYITNVLSHYMMGEEV; this comes from the coding sequence TTGGGGTGTCAGATGAACAAATATGAGGGAGAGGTTTTTGCCTCTCTCTTTTTAAAGCATGGCTTATCCCAATCAAATCCAGAAAATGCTGAAATAATTGTTCTATTGACATGTGCTGTTAGAGAAAATGCTGAAAACAAAGCCCTTGCAAGAATAGGAAAATATTTAAAATATAAAAAAGAAAGGAAACTAAAGTGTTTTGCACTTGGCGGGTGTCAGGCAAAAATATGGGGCAAAAAGATACTTGAAAAATTTCCAAAGATTGACGTTCTCTTTAGCCCTGCATCGCTTGAAGATGTCGAAACAATTGTTAAAAATATAATAGAAAAAACAAATTATATTAATCTGAAGGAATCTATAACAAACCCAGATTGTATCCCTGCTCCTGAGAACCAACACGATTTTCCCAGTGCATACCTTCCAATTTCATCCGGATGCGATCAATTTTGTACTTACTGTGCAGTTCCGTATGGAAGGGGAAGAGAAAGGAGCAGGTCTCTAGAAAGTATATTGAGCGAAGTTTCTCAAAGATGTGAGCAAGGATTCAAAGAGATTATATATCTTGGTCAAAACTGTGATTCCTATGGAAAAGATATCGGAGCATCTCTTAAAGAACTTTTGGAGATCAGTGCTAAGAAATTTCCAAATTTATGGTTCAAGTGTATAACAAGTTATCCTTCAATGATTACAAAAGAATTATTAGAAACCGTAGCGTCATATGATAATTTATGCAATTATTTTAGCATTCCTATGCAATCTGGTTCCGATAGGATTCTAAAACTAATGAATAGAAAGTATAGCGTCGAACAATATAGAAATTCTATACATATGATAAGAAAAATAATACCTGATGCAGTTATAACATCAGATTTTATCGTGGGATTTCCAGGTGAAACAGACAAGGACTTTCAAGACACTCTAAACGCAATTGAAGAATTTAAATACGATACAGTAAATATAGCAATATATTCAAAAAGGCCTTTTACACCTGCATCAAAATTTGAAGACAATATTTCATATCAGGAAAAGGCACAAAGGGCAAATATCCTAATAAAAAAGGCTGAGGAAATTTCACTCAGCTTTAGACAACAGTACTTAAACAAAACATTGGACGTCCTCATAAGAGGAGAAGACAAAAAAAAGAAGGGTTTTATCTCATCAAGAACAAAAGGACATCAAATAGTTATTTTTAAAAAGGGAAATAAACTCGATCAGCGATTAAAAACAAAAGTCTACATCACAAACGTCCTCTCCCATTATATGATGGGAGAGGAAGTATAA